One segment of Bacteroides caecimuris DNA contains the following:
- the spt gene encoding serine palmitoyltransferase, whose protein sequence is MGLLQDKLAKYDLPQKFMAQGVYPYFREIEGKQGTEVEMGGHEVLMFGSNAYTGLTGDERVIEAGINAMHKYGSGCAGSRFLNGTLDLHVQLEKELAAFVGKDEALCFSTGFTVNSGVIPALTDRNDYIICDDRDHASIVDGRRLSFSQQLKYKHNDMADLEKQLQKCNPDSVKLIIVDGVFSMEGDLANLPEIVRLKHKYNATIMVDEAHGLGVFGKQGRGVCDHFGLTHEVDLIMGTFSKSLASIGGFIAADSSIINWLRHNARTYIFSASNTPAATASALEALHIIQNEPERLEALWEATNYALKRFREAGFEIGATESPIIPLYVRDTEKTFMVTKLAFDEGVFINPVIPPACAPQDTLVRVALMATHTKDQIDRAVEKLVKAFKTLDLL, encoded by the coding sequence ATGGGATTATTACAAGATAAGTTAGCTAAGTACGACCTGCCACAAAAGTTTATGGCACAGGGCGTTTACCCATATTTCCGTGAGATAGAAGGAAAGCAGGGTACAGAGGTAGAAATGGGCGGGCACGAAGTGTTGATGTTCGGTTCCAACGCATACACTGGCCTTACGGGAGATGAAAGAGTGATTGAAGCTGGTATCAACGCCATGCATAAATATGGTTCCGGTTGCGCAGGCTCGCGCTTCTTGAATGGTACGCTTGACCTGCACGTTCAGTTGGAGAAAGAACTGGCTGCCTTTGTTGGCAAAGATGAAGCGCTCTGCTTCTCAACCGGTTTTACAGTGAATTCCGGAGTTATTCCTGCTTTGACAGACCGCAATGATTATATCATTTGCGATGACCGCGACCACGCATCTATCGTAGATGGCCGTCGCCTCTCCTTCTCCCAACAATTAAAATATAAGCATAACGATATGGCGGATCTGGAAAAGCAACTTCAAAAGTGCAATCCGGATTCTGTAAAACTAATCATAGTGGACGGTGTGTTCTCTATGGAAGGTGACTTGGCAAACTTGCCTGAAATCGTACGCTTGAAACACAAATATAATGCTACCATCATGGTAGACGAAGCTCACGGCTTGGGTGTATTCGGTAAACAAGGACGTGGCGTCTGCGACCATTTCGGTCTGACTCACGAAGTTGATTTGATCATGGGTACTTTCAGCAAGTCACTGGCTTCTATCGGTGGATTTATCGCTGCTGATTCTTCTATCATCAACTGGCTACGTCACAACGCACGTACTTATATTTTCAGTGCATCCAACACTCCGGCTGCTACTGCATCTGCTCTCGAAGCTCTCCACATCATCCAAAATGAGCCGGAAAGACTTGAAGCATTGTGGGAAGCTACCAACTATGCATTGAAACGTTTCCGTGAAGCTGGCTTTGAAATTGGTGCAACAGAATCACCTATCATTCCTCTTTACGTACGTGACACAGAAAAAACATTTATGGTTACCAAATTAGCTTTTGACGAGGGGGTATTCATTAATCCGGTTATTCCTCCTGCATGTGCACCGCAAGACACTTTGGTACGTGTGGCATTAATGGCTACTCATACAAAAGATCAAATAGACCGTGCTGTAGAAAAGCTAGTTAAGGCATTTAAAACACTGGATCTTTTATAA